From one Neofelis nebulosa isolate mNeoNeb1 chromosome 4, mNeoNeb1.pri, whole genome shotgun sequence genomic stretch:
- the MACC1 gene encoding metastasis-associated in colon cancer protein 1, whose protein sequence is MLTNERAHFWSGGISRSKSEGNLCDMEGQKSSRNFHITECPDPGFLLNWPDAFTCHGNSASKITNPFWNELSASNPFLDDITQLRNNQKRDNISILKEDPFLFFREIEIGNSFDSSGDELDVHQLLRQSSPRKAGRSKSVSELLDILDDTAHAHQNIHNSDQILEQDLEWLQNDREAYKMAWLSQRQLARSCLDLNIINQSPGWAQTQVAETVTVCKLSHQGGSVQLPESDITVHVPQGHVAVGEFQEVSLRAFLEPPQTLNHDLSCTVSPLLEIMLGNLNTMEAILLEMKIGAEVRKDPFSQVMTEMVCLHSLGKEGPFKVLNNCYIYEDIIQVKLIDLSQVMYLVVAAQIKATQSPAATIWDCIHKTTSVGIYGPRYIHPSFTAIFIVCGHSYMPGKLTISDIKKGGKNTSPVVFQLWGKHSFFLDKPQDLNISVFSCDPDFEVKAEGERKEIKQKQLQAGEVVNRQFLFSLVDSREMHLFVFRVQVEPPNGRALTQFFITTPDPAPSLKRLSNLPGNLQEEKKIRSAPLLPTVCIKYPTFQDKKMNFTNYGVALKTVLRQKKIDYLLEYFKGDTVALLGEGKVKAIGQSKVKEWYVGILRGKVGLIHCKNIKVIAKEQVISMSDNVFTTRNLLEQITLPFKKLTYIYSVVLTLVSEKVYDWKALADVLGYSHLALEDFDQIQADKESEKVCYVVKKLKEDCHAARHTRKFLYELIVALLKMDCQGLVAQLIQEAAILTSAVKLGKGWRELAEKLVRLTKQQMEAYEIPHRGKAGGIAVEMMWKPAYDFLYNWGAHYGSSYRDVLQDLQSALDRMKNPVTKQWRELTGALILIHSLEFLRATAFSTSEEV, encoded by the exons AATGTCCAGACCCAGGATTTCTTCTCAATTGGCCAGATGCTTTCACCTGTCATGGCAATAGTGCTTCCAAAATTACAAATCCATTCTGGAATGAATTGTCTGCTTCTAACCCATTTTTGGATGACATAACTCAGCTAAGAAATAACCAGAAGAGAGACAATATTTCCATCTTGAAGGAagatccttttctcttttttagagaaatagaaatcGGAAATTCTTTTGATTCCTCTGGCGATGAACTGGACGTGCATCAGTTGCTTAGGCAGTCTTCCCCACGGAAAGCTGGAAGATCTAAAAGTGTTTCAGAACTTTTGGACATTTTAGATGACACAGCACATGCCCATCAGAATATACATAACTCTGACCAGATACTAGAACAAGACTTAGAATGGCTTCAGAATGACAGAGAGGCTTATAAAATGGCTTGGTTAAGTCAGCGCCAGCTGGCCCGTTCCTGCCTGGATTTGAATATAATTAATCAGAGTCCTGGATGGGCCCAAACACAAGTTGCAGAGACTGTGACAGTTTGTAAGTTAAGCCACCAAGGAGGATCAGTACAATTACCTGAATCAGATATCACTGTTCATGTACCCCAAGGCCATGTAGCTGTGGGAGAATTCCAAGAGGTATCTCTAAGGGCTTTTCTTGAACCTCCACAAACGCTTAACCATGATCTTTCATGCACCGTAAGTCCACTGTTGGAAATCATGTTAGGCAACCTTAACACAATGGAAGCCATTTTGCTGGAGATGAAAATAGGGGCTGAAGTGAGAAAGGATCCTTTCAGCCAAGTCATGACAGAAATGGTATGTTTACACAGCTTGGGTAAAGAAGGCCCTTTCAAAGTGTTAAACAACTGCTATATTTATGAAGACATTATTCAAGTCAAGCTAATAGACTTGAGCCAGGTGATGTATCTAGTGGTTGCTGCACAAATTAAAGCTACTCAGTCACCAGCTGCCACCATTTGGGATTGTATCCACAAAACCACATCAGTTGGAATTTATGGGCCCAGATATATTCATCCCAGTTTCACTGCTATTTTTATAGTTTGTGGACACAGTTATATGCCAGGAAAGCTTACAATCTCTGATATTAAGAAGGGTGGTAAAAACACATCTCCGGTTGTGTTTCAGCTTTGGGGGAAGCATTCATTCTTCCTTGACAAGCCACaagatttaaatatttctgttttttcatgtGATCCTGATTTTGAAGtgaaggcagaaggagaaaggaaagaaattaaacaaaagcaGTTGCAAGCAGGTGAAGTAGTTAATcgacaatttttattttccttagttGACTCCAGAGAAATGCACTTGTTTGTTTTCCGTGTTCAGGTGGAGCCTCCCAATGGTAGAGCACTTACACAGTTCTTTATCACTACACCTGATCCAGCTCCGAGCCTAAAAAGGCTCTCAAATTTGCCAGGTAAtttgcaggaagaaaagaaaatcaggtcTGCTCCATTGTTACCAACAGTGTGTATTAAATATCCCACATTTCAGGACAAAAAAATGAACTTCACCAACTATGGGGTAGCCTTGAAGACAGTGCTAAGACAAAAAAAGATTGACTACTTACTTGAATATTTCAAAGGGGACACAGTAGCTCTTCTTGGAGAGGGTAAGGTAAAAGCTATTGGGCAGTCCAAAGTGAAAGAATGGTATGTGGGAATCTTGAGAGGTAAGGTTGGACTTATACATTGCAAAAATATCAAGGTGATTGCCAAGGAACAAGTAATATCTATGTCAGATAATGTCTTCACAACCAGAAATCTTCTTGAACAAATTACCCTACCCTTTAAAAAACTGACGTACATCTACTCAGTTGTATTGACCTTGGTGTCAGAAAAAGTTTACGATTGGAAAGCTTTAGCCGATGTCTTGGGTTACTCACATCTGGCACTAGAAGATTTTGATCAAATACAAGCAGACAAAGAATCGGAAAAGGTTTGCTATGTCGTAAAGAAGTTAAAGGAAGATTGCCATGCAGCTAGACACACCAGGAAGTTTCTTTATGAACTTATTGTG GCTCTGCTGAAGATGGATTGCCAAGGGTTAGTAGCACAGCTCATCCAAGAGGCTGCTATTCTGACATCAGCTGTCAAACTTGGAAAAGGCTGGAGGGAACTAGCTGAAAAGTTAGTGCGACTCACAAAGCAACAGATGGAGGCATATGAAATTCCTCATCGAGGAAAAGCTGGAGGTATTGCTGTTGAG atgATGTGGAAACCTGCTTATGATTTTCTCTATAATTGGGGTGCTCATTATGGAAGTAGCTACAGAGACGTGTTACAAGACCTTCAATCGGCTTTGGACAGAATGAAAAACCCTGTGACCAAGCAGTGGCGAGAGTTAACTGGAGCTTTAATACTGATACATTCCTTAGAGTTTTTGAGAGCAACTGCATTCTCTACTTCTGAGGAAGTATAG